A genomic segment from Sparus aurata chromosome 10, fSpaAur1.1, whole genome shotgun sequence encodes:
- the LOC115589786 gene encoding DNA ligase 1-like — protein sequence MLHPKTDGVSFSTFSVLLYIIFFIPCVGVEFKIISSDQPIIALAGDDVILPCHLRPSISASYMTVMWTRPDLIPEYIHFHQDGHLLSETQNPSYFLRTGLFLEELPRGNVSIKIIKVKISDAGRYICKLPSLGKEAPVQLIVGAVSSPFIEIVSDNNEHVVLQCESTGWYPEPEVFWLDGEGNLLSAGPTETVRGPDDLYTVSSRVTVEKRHSNSFTCRVQQNHINQTREAKIHVPDDFFTGPSGSSSSLPVIIGLILCIVFVLVAAAAVVVWKWRQNKIRNKKQREDEEGGNSPELKLLMGGDTDGKQPTEETETVNNVDEFRGEPGQTETDEETLQQEANNAQCAESEGTELQFTQEAGGQTTRETQTGLDQSQEETETEAVTETDSLHPVSTNLNNKDTKTVTMVEERHKDNNQQTAEKKGAQSLKERDKHGEQPKVETADTNVHRNNEATSPQYQTDAQTPQIEQNDAKGAVTDGTEPQFTVRDGQRDPSLAEGEIGNGLEKSQDETEIKPVKAGDVPDPARNDPNNKEHENKNTSDNTEKPQEGQTDNKQQVEEENRKKCAADETEAQSLTEEDKHGEQQTAERETLRDREKENLQKELKTKERELEKNVRYVSRYERQMKDKEEQITEVKQQLEEVKRQREETERTMRSVKKKDKDYKHFLVLNKKEEELQEQLEKLETQLEGIKKTREYVKTKEKKSNK from the exons ATGCTGCATCCAAAGACAGATGGAGTGTCCTTCAGTACCTTCAGTGTTTTGCTGTACATCATATTCTTCATACCGTGTGTTGGAG TGGAGTTTAAGATCATTTCCTCCGATCAGCCAATCATAGCCCTGgctggtgatgatgtcattcttCCATGTCATCTTAGGCCATCAATCAGTGCCAGTTATATGACAGTCATGTGGACCAGACCTGATTTGATTCCAGAGTACATCCATTTTCATCAAGATGGTCATctgctgtcagagacacaaaatcCATCCTATTTTTTACGCACTGGACTGTTTCTGGAAGAACTGCCGCGTGGAAACGTCTCCATTAAAATCATTAAAGTAAAAATCTCTGATGCAGGAAGATACATTTGTAAACTTCCATCATTGGGGAAGGAGGCCCCTGTCCAACTCATTGTTG GTGCTGTCTCCTCACCCTTCATAGAGATTGTGTCAGATAACAATGAACATGTAGTTCTACAGTGTGAGTCTACAGGCtggtatccagaacctgaggtgttctggctggacggtgagggaaacctcctctctgctggacctacagagacagtcagaggtcctgatgacctctatactgtcagcagcagagtgactgtggagaagagacacagcaacagcttcacctgtagagtccaacagaaccacaTCAACCAGACCAGAGAGGCAAAGATACATGTTCCAG ATGATTTCTTTACGGGCCCGTCTGGTTCTAGTTCATCTCTTCCTGTCATCATTGGTTTGATTCTCTGCATCGTGTTTGTTCTCgtagcagctgctgctgttgttgtgtggaaatggagacaaaacaaaatca GGAACAAGAAGCAGCGCGAGGATGAAGAAGGAGGAAACAGTCCAGAACTGAAGCTCCTGATGGGAGGAGACACAGACGGAAAACAaccaacagaagagacagaaacagtgaACAATGTGGACGAGTTCAGAGGAGAACCAGGTCAAACTGAAACAGACGAGGAAACACTACAACAAGAAGCAAACAATGCTCAATGTGCTGAGAGTGAAGGAACAGAGCTTCAGTTTACACAAGAGGCAGGAGGACAAACAacaagagagacacaaacaggtTTGGACCAGAGTcaagaagagacagagactgaAGCAGTTACTGAGACAGATTCTCTACATCCAGTCAGCACTAATCTGAACAACAAAGACACTAAAACTGTGACCATGGTGGaagaaagacacaaagacaatAATCAGCAGACAGCTGAGAAGAAAGGAGCCCAGAGTTTAAAGGAGAGAGACAAACATGGAGAGCAGCCAAAGGTAGAGACAGCGGACACTAATGTTCACAGGAACAACGAAGCAACAAGTCCTCAATATCAAACAGACGCTCAAACACCACAGATAGAACAAAACGATGCTAAAGGTGCTGTAACTGACGGAACAGAGCCTCAGTTTACAGTCAGAGATGGACAAAGAGATCCGTCCTTGGCAGAAGGAGAGATAGGAAATGGTTTGGAGAAGAGTCAAGATGAGACAGAGATTAAACCAGTCAAAGCAGGAGATGTTCCAGATCCAGCAAGAAATGATCCAAACAACAAagagcatgaaaacaaaaatacaagtGACAACACAGAGAAGCCACAGGAAGGACAGACTGACAATAAACAGCAGGTAGAAGAAgagaatagaaaaaaatgtgcagctgATGAAACAGAAGCTCAGAGTTTGACTGAGGAAGACAAACATGgagagcagcagacagcagaaagagagacactgagggacagagagaaggaaaaccTGCAGAAGGaactaaagacaaaagaaagagaactggaaaaaaatgttagaTATGTTTCTAGATATGAGAGGCAGATGAAGGATAAGGAGGAGCAGATAACTGAAGTCAAACAGCAGCTGGAAGaggtgaagagacagagagaagagactGAGAGGACGATGAGGTCAGTgaagaaaaaggacaaagattataaacattttttaGTTCTGAACAAGAAGGAGGAAGAACTTCAGGAACAGCTGGAGAAGTTAGAGACACAACTGGAGGGAATAAAGAAAACGAGAGAGTATGtcaagacaaaagaaaagaaaagcaacaaatga
- the LOC115589812 gene encoding butyrophilin subfamily 1 member A1-like, with protein MAFGDLTLLRFHHVIVFLLLFQSHRGQLQVIGPSQPVVALVGDDVTLPCRLEPATDASDMRLEWARPDLSPGFVYVRAKGQERVAHRQPSYRGRTSVSIDRLKDGDVSLKLATVKVSDEGTYRCLFPELGRAAFINLIVGAASSPVVQKTKDSSGLVLQCESTGWYPEPEVFWLDGEGNLLSAGPTETVRGPDDLYTVSSRVTVEKRHSNSFTCRVQQNSTNQTRETLIHVPADSITVQSSSHSNWIIFIVSSVCIIISIILTMKCFFSCWHTDIVKRWRRRRRKRRAETELEPQSKQEDQNDSVKNERESLSGPKKQLKEQEESEKGCEGEEQEQQL; from the exons ATGGCCTTCGGTGATCTCACGCTTCTTCGTTTCCATCATGTGATTGTCTTCCTTCTGCTGTTCCAGTCACACAGAG GTCAACTTCAGGTGATAGGTCCATCTCAGCCAGTAGTGGCACTGGTTGGTGATGATGTAACTTTGCCATGCCGCCTGGAACCTGCGACTGATGCCTCTGACATGAGGCTGGAGTGGGCGAGACCTGACCTGAGCCCTGGGTTTGTGTATGTGAGGGCAAAGGGTCAAGAACGTGTAGCTCACCGACAGCCATCCTACAGAGGGAGAACTTCAGTGTCCATCGACAGACTGAAGGATGGAGACGTTTCACTGAAGCTCGCCACAGTCAAAGTCTCTGATGAAGGAACATACAGATGCCTCTTCCCCGAACTGGGTCGAGCAGCTTTTATCAACCTTATCGTTG GTGCTGCCTCCTCACCTGTTGTCCAGAAGACCAAAGACAGCAGTGGATTGGTTCTCCAGTGTGAGTCTACAGGCtggtatccagaacctgaggtgttctggctggacggtgagggaaacctcctctctgctggacctacagagacagtcagaggtcctgatgacctctatactgtcagcagcagagtgactgtggagaagagacacagcaacagcttcacctgtagagtccaacagaacagcaccaaccaGACCAGAGAGACACTCATACATGTTCCAG ctgacTCCATCACAGTTCAGTCCTCTTCTCATTCGAATTGGATCATTTTTATTGTCAGCTCTGTTTGCATCATCATTAGTATCATACTGACCATGAAAT GTTTCTTCTCCTGTTGGCACACTGATATtgtgaagaggtggaggaggaggaggaggaagaggagagcagaAACAGAACTCGAACCTCAGTCAAAGCAGGA GGATCAAAATGATTCAGTCAAGAACGAGAGAGAGTCACTCAGTGGACCAAAGAAGCAACTGAAGGAGCAGGAAGAGAGCGAGAAAGGCTGTGAGGGTGAAGAACAGGAACAACAATTATGA